From the Catharus ustulatus isolate bCatUst1 unplaced genomic scaffold, bCatUst1.pri.v2 scaffold_62_arrow_ctg1, whole genome shotgun sequence genome, one window contains:
- the LOC117011465 gene encoding 2-acylglycerol O-acyltransferase 2-like, whose product LKPAPKLPVCRVPQGSCAGSVGAGAAGPALVARAPLRALAAGGPGHSPPRGAPLRLGAGLARLASLPGLFPRLADPHDAAGPPQKFHFRLPPTRGLVSSEPSSLEHLLSQPRGGEVAVIALGGPPESLEAQPGALRLQLLSRMGFVRIGLKFG is encoded by the exons ctaaaaccAGCCCCCAAACTCCCCGTGTGCCGTgtcccccagggcagctgtgccgGCTCTGTTGGCGCTGGCGCTGCGGGGCCCGCTCTGGTTGCCCGCGCTCCTTTAcgggctctggctgctggcgGACCGGGACACTCCCCGCCGCGGGGGGCGCCCTTGCGCCTGGGTGCGGGCCTGGCCCGTCTGGCGTCACTTCCGGGATTATTTCCCCGTCTCG CTGATCCGCACGACGCCGCTGGACCCCCGCAGAAATTCCATTTTCGGCTTCCACCCACACGGG GTTTGGTGTCCTCAGAAccctccagcctggagcatttgctgtcccagcccagggggGGCGAGGTCGCCGTGATCGCCCTGGGGGGACCCCCCGAGTCCCTGGAGGCGCAGCCGGGGGcgctcaggctgcagctgctcagcaggatgGGATTCGTCAGGATTGGGCTGAAATTTGGGtaa